One genomic segment of Mytilus galloprovincialis chromosome 5, xbMytGall1.hap1.1, whole genome shotgun sequence includes these proteins:
- the LOC143076501 gene encoding zinc transporter ZIP12-like: MPTTAEIYGYGILANAICCVCSICGAAILPCAKRFSNAYHVFLSVFMGLAVGTLFTGAVVHLIPEALGVHGHSDHEHENEDNSTEHDHDDHKAGIHVENYIWYTMVVLLGTYAFYLLEMILTFLKKRKGLISEVAISTEPGAANLGQLDSDSKSSKDFYNVNSKGHINLGSEEKKDIAPLAYMIIIGDAIHNTTDGLVLGAAFSSDIAAGIGLTIAIFCHELPQELGDFAVLITSGLSFCQAILANLFSSLTAFIGFFVGVQVASYATAVNWIYAVTAGNFLYIALVDMLPELMKRGSNSWKTFCYHNIGILTGALLLVIVAVFEEHIEV; this comes from the exons ATGCCTACTACAGCTGAAA TCTATGGTTATGGTATCTTAGCTAATGCAATATGTTGCGTATGTTCTATTTGTGGAGCTGCCATTTTGCCATGTGCTAAGCGGTTCTCAAATGCATACCacgtgtttttgtctgtttttatggGATTAGCTGTCGGAACACTGTTTACAGGGGCAGTGGTTCATCTTATTCCTGAG GCTCTAGGGGTCCATGGGCATTCTGATCATGAGCATGAAAACGAGGACAACAGTACAGAACACGACCATGACGATCATAAAGCAGGGATCCATGTTGAAAACTACATATGGTATACAATGGTTGTATTACTGG GAACATATGCATTTTATCTTTTGGAAATGATACTGACTTTCCTGAAAAAAAGAAAG gGACTTATATCAGAAGTAGCCATATCAACTGAACCAGGAGCAGCAAACCTCGGACAACTTGATAGTGATTCCAAAAGTTCGAAAGATTTTTACAAT GTCAATTCAAAAGGTCACATTAATTTAGgatcagaagaaaaaaaag ATATCGCTCCACTAGCATACATGATAATAATTGGAGATGCTATACACAACACTACCGATGGTCTCGTGCTGGGAGCAGCTTTCTCGAGCGATATAGCGGCTGGTATTGGTCTTACTATAGCTATATTCTGTCACGAATTACCACAGGAATTAG GTGATTTTGCTGTGCTAATAACCAGTGGGTTGTCGTTCTGTCAGGCAATATTGGCCAATTTGTTCTCGTCATTGACAGCCTTTATTGGTTTCTTTGTTGGTGTACAGGTGGCGTCGTATGCAACTGCCGTCAACTGGATTTATGCGGTAACAGCAGGAAATTTTCTGTACATAGCCCTCGTTGACATG TTACCAGAGCTAATGAAGCGGGGATCTAATAGTTGGAAGACTTTCTGTTATCACAATATCGGAATTTTAACTGGAGCACTTCTATTAGTTATTGTAGCAGTTTTTGAGGAGCACATAGAAGTATGA